Genomic window (Flavobacteriales bacterium):
AGGGCACGCCGCCCTTCGCGCGAAACGCGATCGGCTCTTGGACCGGCTGTTGCTCATCCATGCCATCGACAGCTTGGAGTGGTCGTTGGCCAAAGAAGAGCCGTTGCCAGGGGCGACCAGGCCGCTGCCACAACGTGCCCCGCATCTGCTCACCACGCTGAAGGGCCAAGGCCACGACGGCCAACTGCTCCGCACCACGTTGCAAGGCCACCTGCAGGATCGCGCCACTGAAGCCGCGGACCGCTACGCCTCCCGATTGGTCGCCAACGAAGTGCATAACGCGGCGGCGATCATCATGGACGTGCCCACCGGCGCCGTCCTTGCGTATGTGGGCAACCTCAGCGATGCGGGCCGCGATCACGCGGGCGACGTCGACATCATCCGGGCACGGCGCAGCACCGGTAGCGTGCTGAAGCCCTTCCTCTATGCGGACATGCTACAGAGCGGGGAACTCCTGCCGGACATGCTACTGGCCGATGTACCCACACGCTACAACGACTTTTCGCCGCGCAACTACGATGAGCAATACAGCGGTGCCGTACCTGCTTCCGAAGCTTTGGCCCGCTCGCTGAACGTCCCAACGGTGCGGGCCTTACACACCCATGGCGTGGACCGCACCCTGCTGATGTTGCGCGCCATGGGCCTGAAGAGCATCGATCGGAGCGCCGCCGACTACGGATTGTCTCTGATCGTGGGCGGTGCGGAATCCACAGCATGGGAGCTGGCCGGTGCGTATGCCAGCATGGGCCGTGTACTGAACAATTATGGCCGCATGGGCGTGCCCTACCTGAAAGGCGATATCCGTCCGCCGCATGTGTTGATCTCGGAAACTGCCAAGGCGGACAGCACAATCGCACTCGACGGTACGCCTGCGCTCAGTGCTAACTCGATCTACTTCACGTTGAAGGCCCTGCGCGAGGTGGCGAGGCCTGCGGACGAGCAGGGCTGGAGCCATTTCACCGGGCAGAAGCACATCGCCTGGAAGACCGGCACCAGCTACGGCCACCGCGACGCCTGGGCCATCGGGCTCACCGGCAAGTATTGCGTGGCGGTGTGGACGGGCAATGCCAGTGGTGAGGGACGTCCCGGGCTCACGGGCACCTTGGCAGCTGCCCCCCTGCTCTTCGATCTTTTCGGCCTTCTCCCGAGCAGCCCAAGCTATGATCCGCCCTACGACGAAATGGTGCGGGCGGCCATGTGCCGCACCACCGGTTTCCGCGCCGGTATCGATTGCCCGCAACCGGACACTACCTGGATCCCGCGCGAGGGCATGCGTACACCGGTATGTCCATACCATCACCGTATCCTGATAGACCCCACGGGTACCTTTCGTGTAAGCGGTGGCCAAGGCATCCCCACATCGTGGTTCGTGCTTCCACCCGGGATGGAGTATTATTTCGCACAGCGCAGCCCGAGCTACCGCCCGCTGCCTCCTTGGAAGGACGGCGCGCAACATGCCGACAGCCCCATGGAGATCCTCTATCCCGATGCCAATTCCACCTTGCTGATCCCCGTGCAGTTGGACGGCAGCCGGGGGAACATGGTGGTGGAAGTGGCGCACCGCGACCCCAAGGCCACGCTGTTCTGGGACCTTGACGGCACCTTCGTCGGTACCACTTCCGATGAACACCGCATGGCACTTTCACCTGCGGACGGACCGCACCGGCTAACTTTGACCGACGGTGACGGCCATGTGCTTCACCGATCTTTCACCATCGTCACCGGGGCCAAGAACGCCTCATCCACGCATGCTCCGTAAGCTCCTCTTCCCCGCCGCGCTGCTGCTCGGCACCCTCCTGCACGCTCAGCCTGATTCGCTCTACATCACCGAGAACGGTACCACCGTGGCCTACGCGGTCACCTATGCGCCCTTGCAGGATGTGGAACGCTACCGCCTCATCGGCAAATACGCCTTCGACACCAGCCGCGTAGCGGTCCAGCTTGACTATAAGCGGGGCAAGCCCAGCGGCATCTACCGCGCCTTCTACCCGGACGGCAAGCAGCTCATCTTCGCGGTGTACGGCTGGGGCTCTCTTCACGGCGACTGGACGGAATACGACCCCACCGGCCGCATCACCGTGAAAGGCCAGTACCGCATGGGCAAGCGGGACGGCACGTGGGCCTTCCGCGACCAAGGCATCGTGGGCCATTACAAGGAAGGCCGGAAGAACGGCAGTTGGAAGTATTTTCAGAACGGCAAACTGGTGAAGAAGGAAAAGTGGCGCAAGGGGGAGATCAAGAAAGGCGGGACATTCCTGTTCGGGCTATAAGGGGGGATCAAAGGATCTGACACTTCGGCTGCGCTCAGTGCGGGCGATCAGGTATGGAATGCTTAGACCGCGACAATAGGCCGATGACCGTAAAAAGCGGACCCTGTCTTGGTGTTCTTTGTGGTAGAGCCTTCCATCATGCTTAACATCACTTAACCGCACTTCGGCCAACCTCTTTCCCGCGCTCTCGTTAAATTCGTGCGATCCGGGAGATCTGTCGGATGCCTTGATCGGTGCCTATGCCCGATCTACCGACCTCCCCGCCCCCAGCACATGAAGAAGCTCCTGCTCGCCCTCGCCGTTCTTGCGGCTGTTCCCGTTTTTTCCCAGCCCAGCCCAGCCTCCACGAAGTTGCAGGCCCTGCTGTACCAGATCGAACACATGTACGTGGACAGTGTGGATGACAACAAACTGGTGAACTCCGCCATCGTGAGCATGCTTGCGGACCTCGACCCGCACAGCGTCTACATCCCGAAGGAGGACCTCGAAGAGGTGAACGAACCGCTGAAGGGCAACTTCGAGGGTGTGGGGATCCAGTTCAACATCGTGCGTGACACCATCTATGTGGTGGACGCCATCGCCAGCGGCCCTAGTGAGCGCGTAGGCATCCGGGCGGGCGACCGCGTTGTGAAGGTGGACAGTGAGACCGTGGCCGGCACGGGCGTGAAGAACGCCGACGTGATCAAGTTGCTCCGCGGTCCCAAGGGCACCAAGGTGAACGTCAGCATTGTGAGACAGGGGGAAAAAGCACCGCTGGATTTTACGATCACGCGGGACAAGATCCCCATTTACAGCGTAGAGGCCGCTTACATGGCAGCCCCCGGTGTAGGCTACATCAAGGTGAGCCGCTTCGGTGCCACCACCACCAAGGAATTTTCGGACAAGCTGGACATGCTGAAGAAGCAAGGCATGAAGGACCTTGTGCTCGACCTGCAAGGCAATGGCGGCGGATACCTGCGCGCCGCACAGGAGATGGCGGACCAGTTCTTGGACGACCGGAAGCTGATCGTGTACACGGAGGGGCGCACCTCTCCACGAGAGGACCTGTACGCCTCGTCCACCGGCAAATTCGAAAAAGGCCGCTTGGTGGTGATGGTGGACGAGGGTAGCGCCTCGGCGAGTGAGATCGTCACCGGTGCGATGCAGGATTGGGACCGTGCGGTGGTCGTCGGCCGTCGCTCCTTCGGAAAGGGTCTGGTGCAGCGTCCCGTGATGCTGCCGGACGGCTCGGCGGTGCGCCTCACCGTGGCACGTTATTACACGCCCAGCGGCCGCTGCATACAGAAGTCGTACGCTGACGGGCTGGATGCCTATCGCCACGAGGGCATGGACCGCCTGCGCGACGGGGAACTCACCAGCGCGGACAGCATCCATATCCAGGACACCGTGAAATACTACACCAATAACAAGCGCATCGTTTATGGCGGCGGCGGTATCGTGCCGGACGTCTTCGTGCCCATCGACACCTCGCTCAGCTCAGCCTGGTTCGGCCAGCTCGTGCGCAAAGGCATCACCAACACCGCAGCGATCAACTACGTGGACAAGCACCGAGCAGAGATCCAGCGCCAGTACAAGGACGTGGACGCCTTCCGGAAGAACTTTACCGTGGCCCCCGACCTGACCAATGCCATGGAGAAACTGGCTGAAGAGGCCAAGATCGAGCCGGACAGCGCGGGCATGGCCCGTTCCCAACGCTTGGTGGACCTCCGGCTGAAAGCACTGATCGCCCGTGATGTTTGGAACACCTCGGCCTATTGGCAAGTGATCAATGCGGACAATCCGGTGGACCTCAGCTATGAGGAGGCCTTGCGCGTGATCACCGACGATGAGCTCCAGCGCACCAAGCTGGCTGAACGCTGAGCGGCGAGGCTTCATTCCACGCCCTAAGGATCAAAATACCTGTTAATGGACGGAACGGTGATGGCACTGACCCCATCGCTTCCCTTATTTTTGCGCCACGCATCCAAGACATAACCAAATGAAGGAGAACATCAAGATCGCTCTACTGGCCATCATCGCTGCCACCGTGGTGTTCATGGCCGTTGACCAGCGAAAGGCCGCTACCACGGTCCCCACCTTCGCTCCGCTGCCGGCCGCTGCGAAAACGCCCCCGGTCTCCGTGGCGGACAAGAGCACCTTCGACCCCCTGACGCCGCCCGCACCCATGCCCCCGTCGGGCTATGACGGCCCCACGACCACCATCGGTTACGCTGCGGCCACCCACGATTTCGGAAAGATCAAGCAGGACAGCGAGAACAAGTATGTCTTCAAATTCACCAATACCGGCAAGGAACCCTTGGTGATCACCAACGCCGTGGGCAGCTGCGGCTGTACCGTCCCCGACTACCCCAAGCACCCCATCGCCCCGGGTGAGAGCGGCGACCTCAGCGTGGTATACAAGCCTGGAAAGCAGGAAGGCCAACAGAGCAAGACCGTGACGGTGACCGCGAACACGGAACCCTCGCAGACCGTGCTGCGCATCAGCGCCGAGGTGCTGAAGGTGGATTGAGACGCTTCTCTCCTTAGTTGTCAGTTGTTGGTCCGATAAGTATCGGACGTCAGTTGTCCGGCTGCATTGCAGGGCGACGGGCTTTCTCGGACATCTCGTGACTACCCTGACAACTCTATGCTGGCGCTCGCGCTTCGCGAGTACCAGCATGGGAACCAACAACCGACAACCAAGTTAATGATGCAGCGGAAGCTCGATCACATGCGGGGGCGCATCCAGCCCCACCAGCTCCATTTCATCCACTAAATGCTGCCCCCCGAGGTACTTGTCGATGATGAAGAGCACGTATTTGATGTCCACCGAGATGTTGCGGCACTTGGCAGGATCGAAGAGGATGTCGCTCATGGTGCTTTCCCAGGTGCGGTCGAAGTTGATGCCGATCAGCTCGCCCTTGCCGTTGAAGACAGGGCTGCCGCTGTTTCCACCGGTGGTGTGCAGGGAGGAAAGGAAGCAAGTGCGTATTTCCCCGTCCGTTGCATAGGGACCATAGTCCTTGGCGTGGTACAGATCGATGAGCTTTTGTGGCACGGTGAACTCCGGGTTTCCGGGATCATTCTTTTCCATCACACCGGTCAGGGTGGTGTACGGCAGATAGGCGATACCGTCCCGTGGACAGGTTCCTTCCACCTTGCCATAGCTTAGGCGCAGCGTGAGGTTCGCATCCGGCCACCAGGTCCTTTCCGGGAACAGCGTGACCAGCCCTTTGGACCATGCACGCAATGCGGCGTCCAGGCTGTCACCGATGGCATTGTAGCGTGGGGCCACCTTTTCCGCATAGGTCGAACTGTACGACTTACCCAACCGGTAGGCCGGGTCCTGGGCCATGCGCTTGGCGCTCCTTTTGGAATAACCGTCGAGCAGTCGGAAGAGCTTCACACTATCGGCAAAGACGCTGCGCGCGTAGAGGTCATCCGCAAAACGCATGGCATCACCATTGAACTTGCCGTCCACGACCTGTAGCTCGGGCGGGGCAAGCGATGGAA
Coding sequences:
- the pbpC gene encoding penicillin-binding protein 1C, translated to MSPLFDAPCSTVLLDRDGNLLGATVATDGQWRFPPAGRVPERFATCLIQFEDRHFRSHFGIRPQSLVRAWQQNRKAGHVVSGGSTLTMQVARLARDNRRRTYGEKSIEAVLALRIELRWDKDRILAFFADHAPFGGNVVGLDAAAWRYYGRPAERLSWSESATLAVLPNAPSAIYPGKGHAALRAKRDRLLDRLLLIHAIDSLEWSLAKEEPLPGATRPLPQRAPHLLTTLKGQGHDGQLLRTTLQGHLQDRATEAADRYASRLVANEVHNAAAIIMDVPTGAVLAYVGNLSDAGRDHAGDVDIIRARRSTGSVLKPFLYADMLQSGELLPDMLLADVPTRYNDFSPRNYDEQYSGAVPASEALARSLNVPTVRALHTHGVDRTLLMLRAMGLKSIDRSAADYGLSLIVGGAESTAWELAGAYASMGRVLNNYGRMGVPYLKGDIRPPHVLISETAKADSTIALDGTPALSANSIYFTLKALREVARPADEQGWSHFTGQKHIAWKTGTSYGHRDAWAIGLTGKYCVAVWTGNASGEGRPGLTGTLAAAPLLFDLFGLLPSSPSYDPPYDEMVRAAMCRTTGFRAGIDCPQPDTTWIPREGMRTPVCPYHHRILIDPTGTFRVSGGQGIPTSWFVLPPGMEYYFAQRSPSYRPLPPWKDGAQHADSPMEILYPDANSTLLIPVQLDGSRGNMVVEVAHRDPKATLFWDLDGTFVGTTSDEHRMALSPADGPHRLTLTDGDGHVLHRSFTIVTGAKNASSTHAP
- a CDS encoding PDZ domain-containing protein, with product MKKLLLALAVLAAVPVFSQPSPASTKLQALLYQIEHMYVDSVDDNKLVNSAIVSMLADLDPHSVYIPKEDLEEVNEPLKGNFEGVGIQFNIVRDTIYVVDAIASGPSERVGIRAGDRVVKVDSETVAGTGVKNADVIKLLRGPKGTKVNVSIVRQGEKAPLDFTITRDKIPIYSVEAAYMAAPGVGYIKVSRFGATTTKEFSDKLDMLKKQGMKDLVLDLQGNGGGYLRAAQEMADQFLDDRKLIVYTEGRTSPREDLYASSTGKFEKGRLVVMVDEGSASASEIVTGAMQDWDRAVVVGRRSFGKGLVQRPVMLPDGSAVRLTVARYYTPSGRCIQKSYADGLDAYRHEGMDRLRDGELTSADSIHIQDTVKYYTNNKRIVYGGGGIVPDVFVPIDTSLSSAWFGQLVRKGITNTAAINYVDKHRAEIQRQYKDVDAFRKNFTVAPDLTNAMEKLAEEAKIEPDSAGMARSQRLVDLRLKALIARDVWNTSAYWQVINADNPVDLSYEEALRVITDDELQRTKLAER
- a CDS encoding DUF1573 domain-containing protein, whose protein sequence is MPPSGYDGPTTTIGYAAATHDFGKIKQDSENKYVFKFTNTGKEPLVITNAVGSCGCTVPDYPKHPIAPGESGDLSVVYKPGKQEGQQSKTVTVTANTEPSQTVLRISAEVLKVD